From Neodiprion pinetum isolate iyNeoPine1 chromosome 7, iyNeoPine1.2, whole genome shotgun sequence, a single genomic window includes:
- the Hel89B gene encoding TATA-binding protein-associated factor 172: MTSRLDRLFVLLETGSSAVTRRAAAQQLGEAQRLHPHELHHLLARVSTLLKSPQWDTRVAAAHAVQAILAQVPQWDPKPLHLNVPDAQLQQDETEDGQVRQFSKVNRLSLRDFDMARVLARSLHLTGSEGSEYDLVVAETSESPNPQQTEKMFAAKFGLHPRLMGIDTNELFTNDDFAPSVQTSGVLQTKMPIDETMCQPSGLSRREMNRARRKARQSISKQRSREPDDTQDHQSSVTSGSGEPYVKRPKQEENATSEASWSGDEGGNWGVPDGTGCWPDTAVEWPLDSFAESLCQDLFSQKWEVRHGAATALRELVRLHGKGAGKSRDQTKEEMEESHRRWVEDAALRLLCVLGLDRFGDFVSDQVVAPVRETCAQALGSLLLLMPCTDNSENRENGQKTIKVEVKTEEDNDKIKEGGALGVLSVVLKLLEHNEWEARHGALLALKYLLAVRDDLLDELLPRAFPAAMHGLADPVDDVGAAAASALIPVAGVLPKLLTPSQLEAVVLRLWELLHEQDDLAAACNSFMGLLAAILSLPAAREHLTPQPLSKVLPRLWPFLGHSSSSVRKATLQTLLTLTGDDGNPKDEQDRWGDAGGSVLQEALRQVFQRALVEHVAAIQEVAERVWQNLVVRSDLQLLLHASCPLVSTWLCLAMQPEHVPFSPALLVTATTTQHSSRVTKSCGGNGSDAQSDSSSSGGCGSGGKSASELKVYIGGVETVAPATRRSNVVRARCMAARMLGLLSCYVVRPAPGVIYTADTPSPALCYAKVLLVHLASRSALQRTVAGLTMAHWATLEQPHPPTIPDILKEKLLGCLSECVYYDEIAVTFTRLLQETRDYIATLKHYKLPLKEGTGLDASAISTGVMTLEQITILTGKTVSSLLNLGTAAGSGNTAVKLKPKVLDSLEERRRAIESGATATAMQQHALNITSMAALAGAATMLRCLPGADCPLNPLVKPLMESIKREENDELQSLAARHLAHLIDLCVERKPSPNHKIASNLCMFLCSDPEFTPRIVGDSQPFEGILTLTNRHRHAERVAYNRGGFGGNGGRGPGRPPTTEIPLEELLAYEEPEAKAAKTRRRGATLALTSVTKLLGAQLSSRLPRLWELMLPAALKNSGPDECSYQQDHQEEATQLVSSLQVLETVASSLDASLLPPAIACVPRLCNLLAHPYRAVRHMAARCIAVLGTLRTEEVMRQVVRSVIPLLEPSIEKDSSSTDKVKIIAPAEIDAKRQGAAESLACLVESLGVGIVPYAVLLVVPLLGRMSDQNQAVRLTCSATFATLVQLMPLDPGAIGDPPLLGDEKAQERHFLEQLLNPRSIPDTKLPVPVSAELRAYQHQGLNWLAFLNRYRLHGVLCDDMGLGKTLQTLCMLATDHYHHPQTFPSLVVCPPTLTGHWVYEAEKFFKPKDLSALQYAGPPPEREKLRPRVSRYRLVVASYDIVRKDIEFFESIQWNYCILDEGHIIKNGKTKSAKAAKRLRAHHRLILSGTPVQNDVLELWSLFDFLMPGFLGSEKQFAARYSRPILASREPKAGAKDQEAGALAMEALHRQVLPFLLRRNKEDVLQDLPPKITQDYYCDLSPLQRTLYEDFRTRHSATLTSPAPANNSLGTHVFQALRYLRNVCNHPKLVLTPRHPQYHYVCASLKHQQSSLTDIEHGAKLPALKQLLLDCGIGQQQQQPVSMTAITTTDGQQQQLVSQHRALIFCQLKAMLDIVEKDLLRVHLPTVTYLRLDGSVPASQRHSVVARFNADPSIDVLLLTTQVGGLGLNLTGADTVIFVEHDWNPMKDLQAMDRAHRIGQKKVVNVYRLITRATLEEKIMGLQKFKLLTANTVITTENASMETMGTDQLLDLFSLDTSKDKRMDGQGGSGSVDGSESGFSGIVGVGRSVLESLPDLWEQQQYDDEYDLESFLSTLRGDNQPSPV; the protein is encoded by the exons ATGACGTCACG GTTGGATCGACTTTTTGTACTTTTGGAAACTGGATCTAGTGCCGTAACTAGAAGAGCCGCAGCTCAACAGCTTGGCGAGGCCCAACGGCTGCATCCGCATGAACTGCATCATCTTTTAGCCAGAGTTTCTACATTATTGAAGTCACCTCAGTGGGATACGAGGGTGGCCGCTGCCCACGCCGTTCAAGCAATACTTGCCCAAGTTCCACAATGGGACCCGAAACCCCTACACCTAAATGTGCCTGACGCCCAACTGCAACAAG ATGAAACCGAGGATGGGCAAGTACGTCAGTTCAGTAAAGTCAACAGACTCAGCTTGCGAGATTTTGATATGGCAAGAGTGTTGGCACGTAGTTTACATTTAACCGGATCTGAGGGTAGCGAGTACGACTTAGTTGTAGCTGAGACAAGTGAGTCGCCCAACCCACAGcaaacagaaaaaatgtttgccgCAAAATTCGGTCTCCATCCTCGACTTATGGGCATCGATACCAATGAATTATTCACGAATGACGATTTTGCACCATCGGTGCAAACGTCTGGTGTGTTGCAAACAAAAATGCCCATTGACGAGACAATGTGCCAACCCAGTGGTCTTAGTCGTCGAGAAATGAATCGTGCACGGCGTAAG GCACGTCAGTCAATTTCAAAGCAACGTTCCAGGGAGCCCGACGATACGCAAGATCACCAAAGTTCGGTAACAAGCGGCAGTGGTGAACCATATGTTAAAAGGccaaaacaagaagaaaacgCAACGTCTGAAGCATCGTGGAGTGGCGATGAGGGAGGAAACTGGGGAGTCCCAGACGGAACCGGATGTTGGCCTGACACTGCTGTCGAGTGGCCGCTCGATTCATTCGCGGAGAGTCTTTGTCAGGACCTGTTCAGCCAGAAATGGGAAGTTCGTCATGGTGCTGCGACAGCGTTGCGTGAACTTGTTCGGCTACATGGAAAAG GTGCCGGCAAGTCACGAGATCAAACAAAAGAAGAGATGGAAGAAAGTCACCGTCGATGGGTAGAAGACGCTGCGTTGCGACTGCTTTGCGTTTTGGGTCTGGACAGATTTGGTGACTTTGTCTCAGATCAAGTCGTAGCTCCGGTTCGTGAGACTTGCGCTCAGGCACTTGGTTCCCTATTATTGTTAATGCCATGTACCGACAATTCAGAAAACCGTGAAAATGGGCAGAAAACAATAAAGGTGGAGGTCAAAACGGAAGAAGATAATGACAAAATTAAGGAGGGCGGAGCATTGGGGGTTTTGTCCGTTGTCCTGAAACTACTCGAACATAACGAGTGGGAAGCCAGACACGGTGCCCTTTTGGCACTAAAATATTTGCTCGCTGTTCGAGATGATCTTCTCGATGAACTGCTACCAAGGGCATTTCCAGCAGCCATGCACGGGCTCGCCGATCCAGTGGACGACGTTGGTGCTGCGGCGGCAAGTGCTTTGATTCCGGTAGCTGGCGTCTTGCCCAAACTTCTCACACCGTCGCAACTTGAAGCTGTTGTTCTGCGGCTTTGGGAGCTGCTGCATGAACAGGACGATCTGGCCGCTGCCTGCAACAGCTTCATGGGTCTACTCGCTGCGATTTTGTCTTTACCTGCTGCCCGTGAACATCTTACGCCGCAACCTTTATCCAAG GTTTTACCGAGGTTGTGGCCGTTCTTAGGTCACTCAAGTTCGAGCGTGAGAAAAGCCACGTTACAGACGCTGCTTACACTTACGGGAGATGATGGAAATCCGAAAGATGAGCAGGATCGGTGGGGGGACGCCGGTGGCAGCGTTTTGCAGGAAGCTTTGCGTCAGGTGTTTCAGCGCGCATTAGTTGAACACGTGGCTGCTATACAAGAAGTGGCGGAGCGAGTGTGGCAGAATCTCGTCGTACGGAGTGACCTTCAGTTGCTGCTGCACGCTTCCTGTCCTCTCGTTAGCACGTGGCTTTGTCTTGCCATGCAACCAGAACACGTACCGTTTAGTCCCGCTCTGCTGGTGACCGCTACAACAACTCAGCATAGCTCAAG AGTGACAAAAAGTTGCGGTGGTAACGGAAGCGACGCTCAATCCGATTCGAGCAGTAGCGGTGGTTGCGGAAGTGGCGGCAAGTCAGCGTCGGAGTTGAAGGTCTACATAGGTGGTGTAGAAACTGTAGCTCCAGCAACACGTCGATCTAATGTTGTTCGTGCACGTTGTATGGCAGCAAGAATGCTTGGCCTACTTTCGTGCTATGTAGTCCGCCCTGCTCCAGGGGTAATTTACACGGCAGACACACCGAGTCCTGCACTTTGCTACGCGAAAGTTCTGCTGGTCCATTTAGCCTCACGATCCGCCCTGCAACGCACGGTCGCGGGACTCACAATGGCCCATTGGGCAACCTTAGAACAACCCCATCCGCCGACGATACCTGATATTCTCAA GGAGAAGCTCTTGGGCTGTCTGAGTGAGTGCGTTTACTACGATGAGATTGCTGTGACCTTCACTCGTTTGTTACAAGAGACGCGTGACTATATCGCTACTTTAAAGCACTACAAGTTACCGCTCAAGGAAGGAACCGGTCTCGATGCATCAGCAATAAGTACAGGGGTGATGACTCTTGAGCAAATCACTATACTTACGGGGAAAACTGTTTCGAGCCTGTTAAACTTAGGAACTGCTGCTGGGAGCGGCAATACCGCAGTGAAATTGAAACCCAAAGTGTTGGACAGTTTGGAGGAACGAAGACGTGCCATAGAATCAGGTGCTACTGCAACTGCGATGCAACAGCATGCGCTCAATATAACATCCATGGCAGCGCTCGCAGGAGCTGCGACAATGCTGCGCTGTCTTCCGGGCGCAGATTGCCCACTGAACCCTCTCGTAAAGCCGCTCATGGAATCGATAAAGCGGgaagaaaatgatgaattGCAAAGTCTTGCTGCACGCCATCTCGCACACCTTATAGATCTCTGCGTGGAAAGGAAACCCTCTCCAAATCACaaa ATTGCTTCAAACTTGTGTATGTTTCTTTGCTCGGATCCGGAGTTTACACCACGGATAGTAGGGGACAGTCAGCCATTTGAGGGTATTCTCACATTGACGAACAGACATCGACACGCAGAAAGAGTTGCTTACAATCGTGGTGGTTTTGGGGGTAACGGAGGTCGCGGTCCTGGTAGACCACCGACAACGGAAATACCTCTCGAAGAGTTACTGGCATACGAAGAACCGGAAGCGAAGGCGGCGAAAACTCGTCGCCGTGGTGCAACCTTGGCGCTTACTTCCGTAACAAAGCTGCTTGGAGCCCAGCTATCTTCGCGTCTACCACGTCTCTGGGAATTGATGTTACCAGCGGCTCTCAAAAACTCTGGTCCCGACGAATGTTCCTATCAGCAAGACCATCAGGAAGAAGCGACTCAATTGGTGTCCAGTCTTCAAGTACTGGAAACAGTCGCCTCAAGTCTTGACGCGTCCCTTTTACCGCCCGCGATTGCATGTGTACCACGACTTTGCAATCTTTTGGCACACCCTTACAGAGCTGTCAGACACATGGCTGCCCGTTGCATTGCTGTATTAGGCACTCTGCGCACCGAAGAG GTAATGAGGCAGGTAGTTCGAAGCGTAATACCACTCTTAGAGCCGAGTATTGAGAAAGACAGTTCAAGTACGGATAAAGTCAAGATAATAGCCCCTGCTGAAATAGATGCTAAACGTCAAGGAGCAGCCGAATCACTCGCTTGTTTGGTGGAGAGCTTAGGTGTAGGGATTGTTCCATATGCTGTTCTACTCGTTGTACCTTTACTTGGGCGAATGAGTGATCAAAATCAAGCTGTACGCCTCACCTGCAGCGCAACCTTCGCGACTCTTGTTCAACTCATGCCACTCGATCCTGGAGCAATTGGAGATCCACCCCTACTTGG TGACGAAAAAGCTCAAGAAAGACATTTTCTGGAACAACTACTAAATCCACGAAGCATTCCTGATACTAAATTGCCGGTCCCAGTGTCGGCTGAACTACGTGCTTATCAACACCAGGGATTAAATTGGCTTGCCTTTTTGAACCGTTACCGGCTCCATGGAGTTTTGTGCGACGACATGGGTCTCGGAAAGACTTTGCAGACATTGTGCATGTTGGCCACCGATCACTATCATCATCCGCAAACATTTCCGAGTCTCGTTGTTTGCCCGCCTACTTTGACTGGCCACTGGGTTTACGAGgctgaaaaattcttcaaaccAAAGGATCTGTCAGCCTTGCAATACGCCGGACCACCACCGGAACGCGAAAAGTTACGTCCACGGGTATCTCGGTACCGGTTAGTTGTCGCCAGCTACGATATCGTAAGGAaagatattgaatttttcgaatccATTCAATGGAATTATTGTATACTCGACGAGGGACACATTATTAAAAATGGGAAAACAAAAAGTGCGAAAGCTGCCAAACGGCTCAGGGCACATCATCGTCTGATACTCTCCGGCACACCGGTGCAAAATGATGTCCTCGAGTTATGGTCTCTTTTCGACTTTCTCATGCCTGGATTCCTTGGTAGTGAGAAACAGTTTGCAGCACGTTATTCACGACCTATATTAGCTAGCCGAGAACCGAAAGCAGGAGCAAAAGATCAGGAAGCAGGCGCGTTGGCTATGGAAGCACTCCATCGTCAG GTGTTACCTTTTTTACTGAGGCGCAACAAAGAGGACGTATTGCAAGACCTACCTCCGAAAATTACTCAGGATTACTACTGCGACCTGTCCCCGCTACAACGTACTCTCTACGAAGATTTCCGTACCCGACATTCGGCGACTCTCACCAGCCCAGCGCCGGCCAATAATTCATTGGGTACACACGTTTTCCAGGCTCTACGTTATCTCCGAAATGTCTGCAATCATCCAAAATTAGTGCTTACCCCGCGGCATCCGCAATATCATTAC GTATGCGCTTCACTTAAGCATCAACAGAGTTCTCTCACCGACATTGAACACGGTGCCAAACTTCCCGCACTGAAGCAACTCTTGCTAGATTGCGGTATCGgtcagcaacagcagcaaccaGTCTCAATGACTGCTATAACGACGACTGATGGCCAGCAGCAACAATTGGTCAGCCAGCATCGAGCCCTGATCTTCTGCCAGCTAAAAGCTATGCTGGATATCGTGGAAAAAGACTTGCTGCGAGTTCATTTACCCACAGTTACCTATTTACGTCTTGACGGAAGCGTACCGGCGTCACAACGCCATTCTGTTGTTGCCCGTTTCAACGCCGATCCGTCGATCGACGTTTTACTTTTAACTACTCAAGTCGGCGGTCTGGGATTGAATCTAACCGGAGCAGATACAGTGATATTCGTTGAGCACGACTGGAATCCAATGAAAGATCTACAGGCAATGGATCGAGCGCATCGTATCGGACAGAAGAAAGTTGTCAATGTTTATCGATTGATTACGAGGGCAACACTCGAAGAAAAGATCATGGGATTGCAAAAGTTCAAACTTCTCACTGCCAACACTGTCATCACGACGGAAAACGCATCTATGGAGACCATGGGAACAGATCAG TTACTGGACCTGTTCTCGTTGGACACTAGCAAGGATAAAAGGATGGATGGACAGGGAGGTTCTGGTAGTGTTGATGGAAGTGAGTCTGGATTTTCTGGCATCGTTGGAGTTGGTCGATCTGTGTTAGAAAGTCTCCCAGATCTTTGGGAGCAGCAACAGTACGATGACGAATACGATCTTGAGTCTTTCCTTTCAACGCTACGTGGTGATAATCAACCAAGTCCTGTTTAG